The following is a genomic window from Chanos chanos chromosome 1, fChaCha1.1, whole genome shotgun sequence.
ctcATGTTTTACTTTGTGGGGCATATAGCACTTGTCTGATGAGGCAGCCCCCTCTGTAGCTGAATACTGATTTGCAGGAGCAGTTTGGCTTGAGATACTTTTGTTCTTGGATTCTTAAATACCATACAGATTGGTTATATACGACTGGTGGCCGGTCAGAAGCCAGCTTTAACTGGCTAAAAACTCAGTTTAGCACAGGGATCTGATTAAACAGTGTGTCTCCTTAAACTTCATTGGCCACAAAGTTAGTTCAGAAAGAAttgataaaattaaaataagcaTTCATGAAACCCATTGGATCTTCCAGCTGTGGATAATGACTGATATGCTCATCCAGAACTGATACAGTGGACCTCTGAACCAGTTTCCTGAGGACACAAAAAAGGATATTAGAAAATTCAGGGATCATATAGGATGAGCAGCATTTGAAGTGTTTGAGAACAGGAGGAATATATagtgtgtcttctctctctctaaactgttCACGTTAATGCTAACCTCCTGTGTTCTAATGCATGAGTTTGGATGAACAACTTTTCAGTTATTCAGGAAGTGGCTACTCCCGGTTCCTTAGGTCCTCCGCAGTGCAAATGAATCGTTTGATTCCAAATCAAACCCAGTTTAAAGCTCTTTTCCAAGTAACAGCTAAGGCAGGtcttaaaacagttttattattcagTCTGGGTACAGAGCACGAGGACATGCCAAATTTCTGCTCTAGAGTGTGCCATAGACTGTGAACCAATGACTGCCTACATACGAAATTGACAGCATATTGACAGCATTTTGTAGACACTGTGTCAGTCCTCAGACAAGAAAAGAGCATAGGTGGACACTATTTCAACACCTGTTACTATCATtatcaaacatattaaatttGGACATAAACTGAGGTCTACATTTTCTATATTTGTATCTCCAATGTCTGCGGCACACTGGACAGCAGCTGACATCAAAACGGCCATATCTGTATATCTTCCAATAACTACATTAGCCGTTTACAAATGGCATCTTACATAAAGCAAATACAATACTCACTGGTAAAGACGGATAAAGTCAGGGTGAGGATTGACTGGGTCCATTGGTCCATAGATAATGTGCACTGAAACACCAAAATATTTAACAGTTGGGAATGGCAATAAATATGACTTCAATGTGACTCCAAAATCTGGCACCGTAATGGTGCCCGGACGGGTCAAACAGGGTCATGAGGACTTCAAATGATTTTCGCAGGATTATTGCCGAGTATGATTATAgcttcactgacacactctgcCTCTCGTCACGACTTTAATAAAAGACCTAATACCTTAATCAAGCAATGACTGTCACACTGGATTTACAAGAGctaaaaccacacaaacagcacaagcTAAAGCCTTCTGTGAATCATACCAGAAATGCTTATTATAACTAATCCAATTAATACAGTAAGTTCATTTGAGGTTTGCTAGCACTGAGTAAAGAAAACATATCAAACATGAGGCCAGTGTCTGCTTTGTCTATATGTATTCTCTTGTATATTAACCATTTGCTGTTCCCTCTTTGATTGGCCAAaatcaaagaacaaaacaaaaatcaaatactCACATGGGACAAAGGTTGAGGTGAGTGCCCCAACccacctgtctctgtgtttaagcCTTTGGTTTATATACTGCAGGATGCtgcatgagggagagagagagagaggggggggggacagagacagagacagggacagggacagacatttttattcaaaagTTCATCATTGTGTTAAAAAAGTCAAGCATTGGGTAAAAACATGTGACATTAGACCAGGGCTGCTTTAACTCAGTGTGTTAAATAGGTGAATATTCTGGCTAACATGTTATTTGATAAATTCAGCGCTGATACACAGCCATCATGCAAAAGACTCCATGTAAAAGTTGAGTTTAAGTCCAGGCCATGGACTCTTTTTCACAGGCTTGTCTGGATGACAGCTGACTGGACCTGAGGCTCAAATACTTTAAAAGAGGGCGCTCTGAATGAACAAGGCCTGGACACAGGGCTTGCCTTTAAGCAAAATATTACACCCTCTCAGTTCTAGTGACTTCTCAAACTGTACACATGTAAATGAACCAAGGTGAAGTGGCTTTATGCTTTACCTGTCCATGACCAAGTTCCCTTCATTAAAGCGAACACCAGTCCACATGTCCCAGAACTCTGCCTCTGTGGGTTGGGTATAGGGCCCAAACACATCTCCGATCCTGCagtcaaaaaacacagactataTATACACTTTTCTCAACtctatcaaagaaaaaaatgcttcaaAAAGATCTATTTACAAACATCAAGAGTAAACACTGATGTAATGGCATGTAACATATCCATACAGGTACTGAGACCATACCCATTCACTTTGCTCTAACCTCTGCCCACAGAACTGACCGGAGTCAAAGTATGAAATtaggaaaacaaacattaaagaaaaggGTGGATAGAGCCCgtatttaaacatttcatttgttgaAATGCATTCTATTCATCTAAAGACCTGTGGTCTTAAGAGGTCTAATTTAGAGACAGACATGCATTCCTCAAAAAGGTCTGGACCCAGACACTCACCCTCTAGAGAAAACCATGAAGTTACAAAGACGCGTAAGCACAGGAGACAGGAAACCAGCATCCTTTAGCACCTGCAAAAGGCAGGAAGAAAAATGACCTTTACAGAACTATCATCTTTTTACAGGTAGTCTACAAAGATACACCTTTTCACGTCATGAAAAGTGGTGCTGTCAGCCtcaaaaagccatttttttaGTCAAAACTGTTGTACAGTTAATATGTCGGTAGAGAACTTTACAACATATGTAGTGGTTTATGGAAAAAGTAATATGCACTTGGTATGACAAGTATGGGCTTACCTTCTGCAGGAGTCTCGGGTGATGTGTCTCTGGGAATATACCTGTGAATCGCACAGTCTATGTGAGATGTGGCAGTCACGTAAATACAGCAGTAAAAAGTGTATACATTTCTGGAGGCGACGTAACCACGATAATACATAACAAAAAAAGTGGATTTGATGTATTCTGAGGAATGTAAATATGGTCAGTTCACATATTAAAATACCATTTCAACTGACTAACACTGATAACTCACAGAGACTGAGATGCTGAATGAAAGCAGATAATCTTTAGAGCAGACTTAGATGTACCTCCattggagagacagagactgttaATGGTCAGATGTCCAGTTCGGTTCTGGTCACTCCTGCACAGTTAACATTGCATGTAAGAGCCCCATGGAGATTACACAGACAAATTCATGAATGATTTAAACAGCACCCCCTGCTGTCCAACATTTGTGCAGGTCTTTGACATTCAACAAGCATTTCTTTGGGATTCAGTACTGAGACATCCAATAATGCTACacagttttgaaataaataGATGATTAAATAtcagtgactgactgaagaaAAATCTGAGGTACAGACAAAGGTATGGATAAGTACTACAATGGGCTCATGAGTGAAATCAGTCAACTTCTGCTTTAACACTGATTAGTTAATGCCTTGACTCTGACAGTTATAATGCTTCAGTGTTGACAACAGCACTGACCCCGACTCTTTGGAAGCTTCCATGTGCAAGGAGTTCACCTGTAAAGCAGCTCTAGTGCTACTGTGTCTCCATAGTCATGTGACAAGATGTTGACCCTTTGATCCATGAGACCCAGATGAGAGAGCAGGGCTTCCACCACACTGGCCTGCTCAAAGATGGAATACCGATGAGGCCTCTGGAAGACAAGGAGGCTGCGTCAGTCCTTAAgtaatggggggaaaaaacagctcAAGCCATTACTAGCgcacatattttaaacataaatgACGTAATGTATATGAGGTACTGATGCTATTACTGTTAATAgcgaaaaaagagaaaaaaatcagcttaCTGGTTTATCACTAAAGCCAAAGCCTAGAAAGTCCAGTGCAATGACTCGGTTAAAGCGTTGTGTCAGAGGCTCCCAGATCTAGAAAACCAGTTTATACTCATAATATATTCTCTTCAAAACAAGGACATTATGTCATGTAGTATTAATACTTCAAATGAAAGACCTGCAGAATTGACAGTAGATTTGATGAGGTATTGACGCTTGAGTAAAGTCTAGCAAATATAAAATCCAGCACACACTGATCTTGGCTACCTAAGATACTAAAACACTCTTTGACATCTATAGGTTGCAGTAAAAATAACTTCTTCCATCAGAATGGCAGTGCATCCAGGCTTTTGCTTATGATACTTCAGAGGAGCATGGTGAGCTCATTCACATGTGTTTGAAAGAGTGCGGAGCATATTCCTTTCTATATCGCAGGCAAGTAAAGGGTGAGAGGCCTAGCATTGTTCTAGAGCAGAAACAAGCCACCCTCTACCTCCTGGAGGCCCACACTGCTGCAGGTCTTTGTACCAGTGCATGTTTGAACATAATATAGAGAGATGCATCAGAACCTTGATTAGCTAAATCATGTATGTTTGATGGGACTGGAGCAAAAGCCTGCACGCACTGTAGCCTGCTCTAAGAGGAGGGCTTCATCTACATTGTCTTGTTTACCATAAGTCAACAgataatcatacacacacagtgcaataTGCAACTAACAGTTGGTAATTGGCTGTAATCCAATTCACCCAGAACATTTCTAGACCAAAAACCATGTTCACAGAGATCCCTTTACAAGCAGTCTTAGGTTATATTTGTTTATCTTAGTCCAGGAGACCCACTTGATAGCACAGTGCTTTAtacattgttattgttttctttatagTGCATTGCTGTATGTACTAAAGCTGCACATGTAGATTAGAGATTATTGTCAAACATGAACATCTGAAATGCAAGACTTTTACTGTACCTTACatcttaaaatgtaatttatcatTAGTGGACTGAAATCTGTACAACCAAACAAACGGGCACACAAGACAGATTAGATCAGCTTACTTTATGCCAGTCATAGCTGGAGGTAGGAAAGCCATGAAGAAGTAACACCACATCAGAGCTTCCCAGAGGACCATATGATTCTGTGAAAGATTAAAGAGTCAAATGTCACTGCATGACAACCACGTCACCAAATGACAACATTCTTCTTTATTTACACATGTCTGCTACAAACCACataacattattaatattattattataaatattatatagTTCCACTCAACAaacattgttattgttgttttagaGCAGTATCTGATTTAAATAGGTATGTAGTACTTCAGGCTCAAGACAAGTTTAACGATTCCAAAGGTCACATTGTATAACGTATTTCACAAATTATTGATAGTTAAGGACCGATGAAGCCTCAGCAGCTTAGAAGTGTCTCACAATTATAACAGACGCTCATTTAAATCACagtaaaaagactgaaaatgaatccGTGCTAATGCATATATTAAGTTTTCATGTCCTGACTCAGAGATGACAATGAACCAAGCCAGACTTTGAGGCTGTTGCGACTGTTACCTCGGTAGAAGATTTTGTTGCCTCTGAAGCTGAAGTGGTGTCCAGCCGAGCGCCAGTTTTGCAGGGCTGGGGAGAGCTGCGGTGGGGGGATGTGAAGGTACACGGCGATCAGGGGGACACACAGCAACCCCACATGCAACCACCATTCCCTCATGATACCACGGGAGGAACTGCACTCTTCTTCATTCTACGAACAGGACACCAAGTTAACGCCGGTTCCTGGCTACTCTGAATATGACAACACTACCTGTAATTGTGGGTGACCTAAGATAAACGGCCGCCTATGAGCACTGGTGACAAAATCTCAAAGAGacgagacaaacacacaaatatcactGACTTTATCAAGAGGATGTGGACTTATACACAAAGTACGAAAGGTAATTAACTTAGATTAGGCCTACTCTTCTTACTAGTTAGCTGGTTCCGTTCGATAAATAACCGATAACTGTGGTTATGAACAAAGTCAGTTGGAGCTCACGTTATACAATTATAGCTACGTTAAGATAGATGATGATTACTGAAGAGAGATCATGTTTGAGTCATGCAATATCAGAGAGGTTAGAAAGGGAAATACCTACAGATGAGTCGCTACGAGTCATTCCTCAAACTCCGTTGTGCAGTCTTATACAGAAACGTTTCTATGGGTATGATGATGGAAACCTGCACAGTGCAGGTGCACTCCTGGAAGGTTTAAAGCAGCCTAACATGCATATTTCGACAATGCGTCAGGGTCGCGACGGATTAGCGTCATGTTGCCTAGGTGCCATGTAGGCTAAAACAAAGACCACAGCGGCGACCTGCTGGTCTGGATGACTAACTGCACCTTTCGTCACTCCTTTTGTTGCATTATTGACCCAAAACATGTACACGGTGTTACAGAAATAAAGGAAATCACTGAGTAAACATGGTATCCAACGAATTCTGAAAACATATGCTTCACACAGATTCAGTTTCATAGTTAATTTAGCAATCAATAAGCAGGTCCGTTTGCCCATTACTTTGTACAACATGGTTAGAGGAAAGCATCTCAGTGACTTTTAGGTAAGACTTTTGAAAAAGGCAAATGAAGCGTCATATGCAAAGATGAGTCACCCTTCACACTGTTCTCAGCAAGGATCTGTAACATACAGTAAAGGAAACCCACAAGTCCAAATGCTTGTTTCCTATGATCAGGGTTCTTTTGCCTCGAGTCCATTTTCGTGGCATGTCCTTTTGTCAAGTTTTTGGAGGTCCAGATAAACACCACAAAATACAATACCATTCTGAGTGATTTTGTTAGCCTGTTGTGAAGCATTTCTATCCTGGTAAGAATATAGTATTTCAGGATAAGAATACCCAAAATGCACAGGGCAGGAGTTTTCACTGAATGGTATGAGTATAAATAAACTGCCTCACGCCACGGTTATCTGTTATCCAAGTCTCAGGATTTCAAAGGCAGTGCCAGAGAGATCACTTCCACATTCATAAAGGAAACATCAAATGAGAGATTTTATCAGGGAAAAATGTTGTCCCTACCAAGAGAGTTCCTGACATTAAGCtcagacgtttttttttatttattattttatctattattaaataaaaactaaataaatataaattattttgGCAGCTACTTTTATTTCAGCCTATGTCTGTGGTTTGAGTTAGAAACTTGTGTGGTTCAGTTTTCTCTAAAATTCCTCTGCAATGCACTGGATAGCTTAGGCTATGATGTGGACCATGCAGAATGTAAAAGAAAGACCATGGCCTTCTTCTTAGgctaaatattatttttttattcttaaaaaCCATACACATTACTCGACAAGTTTCAAATGTAAATCGAAATCACGAGAACCATTTACATTGCTCAAGATAAACAGACATGAAGAACGTCTTTATTTCCAAATgttaagataaaaaaataataaatccaTAAAACAGATGGATGAACATTCATTCCCATTACAGGAAGAAGCTACAGAATAAACTTCTTATggattctttctttcctttttttttttttttttgttttttctttgtttaaaattgCAAACTcaagctgcttttttttctcaatttgatgaacacaaggaaaaaaaagaataacttATTCCCAGAACATTGTGGTTGAGCTAAGGAGCACCACTTCCCTTgccctctgtctccttccccTGTTTCCCTTGTACATCCCTACAGGAGGAGGGGATTTAACAGTCTAGACCTGAACCTGGCtgctaaacaaaacagaacaaaacatagCTACTTctcaacattacaaaaaaacatgtacttTTGACCCCAGGCTTCTCAAATTAAAACCTGTTCTTCTGTTTCACACAATTAACCACCctgagtagattttttttttctgagcaacAACCAATTATAACCCTTATATGCAAGGTGCCCCCACCCCACTTTGTtactttattgttttgtgtaaaaTAACTCTGGTTCAGCAGGTTGAGAGGTTATAATCTAGTTCCACAAAAATACAAAGGTTAGTTTTGATagtacgattttttttttctcagtatcaAAATTGTTTTCCAAAGGGAGCAGAAGTAAAGTACCCTGTGCAGAGATACCAGTGTACACCTAaagttttattctttaaaaagtcTCATGTCAATTCTTTAGTGTTTCCAGTATGTCAGGTGTCAAAAACAGtctacaaacaaataaaatgcagCAACATTTTATGACTGTGACAGGAATCTTTATGGAATAAATTgaagcaaaaatacaaacagatttttttttgttgtttttccatttttgtaaCGCCAACAAACCAGAAACCTTAAGGGGAAATTTTAAGTtgtccaaaataaaagaaaccttaaaaaatgaaaaatttgaaaataatcCACTCTTTTTGACTGAGACAAGTTTACTACCTAAAGACATAAAATCTTAAGTTAAAATGCTTTATATTCATTGCATCCTTTTCAATGAAATCATGTACTAAGCCTGAGTAAACAAACCTCAATATCGTACATTGGCAGGGACTGAAATGTCACCAGTGAAATGTGgaccattttatttaaatattgaaGTAGAATAAGTAGAATAATTATCACTCACATTGATGGCTGGTCTCTGGTTCCACAAAGTCAAACTATTTATAACGTGAAACATCCAGGCCTGGCCATCACAGCAACTTTCAACAATCCTCcacatgaatgaaatgtgaacCAGGAACTCAACCGAGTTCCCATgagcatgaaaaacaaaacaaaacaaaacaaaaaaactaactCTGAAACTGTTAAAGCGATGCAGTAGTAAATGCCTAAGGAAATGTAAATGGACAGAGGTCCCTGTCTAAACCCCCCCTACCCACCCTTCATGCCTTTACCCAATCCTCGCCCTTCAGTGGACCTCAACACCTCCTCTCATTGCTATACAAGCCTTAGTGTTACCTATTTGGCTAGAAGGTTTCTATTTATCTACAAATATATAACAAATTACTTGCAGGCAAAATAGTTTAGTTTCCATAGAAACACCCTTTTTCCTGAAAATACAGCAGTATCTGAAATATtcctttcatttgattttattttgtccCCATTTAATTCTGCATTAGACATCAGGAAGCTCTTTCAccaacaaacagaagaaaaaaagtatctaCAAACTTTGTAAACAGACCTGCTTCTtccaaaaatacataaataattcaaaatattaACAGCCGATGGAGCAGAAAATAAGTGTTTGAATGAGTGAGggccaaagaaataaaatatacaaCACAATCCAGATTAGAAGCAAAAGGTTCTTTCCCTTACTACAGCTCATCTTCAAGCCTTGAGAGGGCCCACGCtctaatattattattattatggtgattattattaataatattatcattatcattattatcatcaccatcattattattattattattattattaataataataatgatgatgatgatgatgatgataataataataacaacaacaacaggtcACTTTCAATCTGAGTTGGAGCCACCCCTCTGCTTtcaacaaagggaaaaaaaagatctttgagGGAGGGAGTGGTGGAAACAGAGAGCCCCTCCCCTCAGTTTTCCAAAGGGACATTAAGAAccaaaaaataagaataaagtaagaaaaaaagaggaaaacatcaCAACCAAACCCTACATTCTGATGAATGCTTGCTCTTGTTGCAGTCCAGCACAGGCTAAGCTCCCAGGAGACGCTGTCTCTGCCCCATCCTGCCCATGTGTCCTCTTAGCGCCTGTCtccgtagaaaaaaaaacaaaagagtgtgtgtgtcaagagGCGGGGTCGATCAGAGGGACGTCTCAAGGCTGTGAAGGGGGCTCCCGGGGGCCGAGGGCGTGGCTGGTTTGCTGCTATCCAGAAAGAGGTGAAGGCCGCTGTCTACGGCGTTATTGTTCTGATTGGGCGAGGGTGGCGGCGGAGGCGTGGGCGTTGCATTGCGCTTGGTAGGGGCGTCGTCCTCGGCGTCTGTGTCGTCAATGAGGGGGATGTGGGGCTCCGAGTCCTCTATTCGGAACTCTGGGTGGGTCATGAAGTTGTGGATTGAACTGCGCGACTCGGGTTTCTCCAGTCCCTCATAAGGGGACAGAGAGCTGCGGAATGCATTCACCACACGGATCTGCAGACGagcagggaggagagaaggggggggggggatggagtCAGCAGCTTGTCTTCACTGGCATATTCTCTCACCTCACGCATACACGCAAACACCAACacaatttgcattttaaatagaGGTTAATCCATGGACAAATGGGCTAGTTTTTAACTGATGAGTCAAGAACAAGTGAGTTGGAACGACccaaaaaatagaaataaattcaaataaaacatcagaGTGTGTGAGCTGTTGGAGGACGTGCAGCAAACTGTCATTGGTAAGTTGATTGGATGGTTCAGAGTTACCACTCACTCCTCGTCTCAACAAGAGAACGCTCCATGCTGCAGAGAGACAAATCTTTGTCTGttccccaaaaaaaacctgctttatACAAACCATCAAGACCTCACAGCATCCCCCTCACACTAGTTATGTCACAAAATGCCACTGTCCAGttattcaaaatgcaaaacaactaagagagagagagagaaatctacaCATGAACAAACCAAGAGAGGACAGAGTTGAACACAAGGTTATTGTCAGGCATGCTCTGGAGGGGGGGAGTCGCAGAATTATGTCGTGGAGAAAACACGCAAAAAACTGAGCAGCCAAGCGGGTCGAAGCTGGTACAGCACAGTGATTAAGAAAACAACTCACGAATGGACTAGAGACTTAGACCCATGCAGAGCGGCACTACCTTTTTGTTCAACAGAAGTAAACCTTTGAGTATAGCCCATGACACATTTCACAGAATCTAAGGAGGAATACGTGGGAGTCAGTGTTAAtggcttggcttttttttttctttgttctctttccaTCAGTATGGCACTTATGGCTACAAAGAGGCATGAGATTAGGTTTCATTAAAGGGCAAGGAGGACAACAGCAGAAATTCCATTCTGAAAATAAGGCAGAGTGTTATCAGCACAGCACCTGGTGGAAAAATACATCTGTTAACACGGCAAGGTACAGGAAAGGCAGTgcctttgtgtttaaaaaaaaaaaaaaaaaaccctccatggCTGAAAACAGGATGGGCCTTCTGCCTAGAGGAGGTTAGGAGTTTTCTGTTAAAAGTCAAAAAAAGTCACTGCTGTTTTTGAGGACAGGGAGAGCAATGGATGCTGGGGGAACCTGGAACAAATgctaacagagagaaagcaagagagagagagtgtaatgaGAGAGCACAataggagggggagagagagagagagagaataatgagaGGGCACagttgggggagggaggggcagagagagagagagagagagaataatgagaGGGCACAGttggcggagagagagagagagagagagagagagagagagagagagagagagagagagagttaatttAGGAAAGGATAGCTTTCATTAATAACTATAAGCAGATTCCATTCCCGAGAGGACAAGGAACATTCCGGGAGCTCCGCGGCAGAcatcccctgtctctctgccccatCCAGTCTCTCAACGACAGCTATAACAAGGGCTAGCCATCTCATTTAgacaacagagaaaatgagtgcGAAGAACCTTGAGatacagactgtgagagagaaaagggtcaTTATTTTTCTGTGGGCTGTCAGAGCCTCGCACATTTAAGGTAGAGACGCTTTCAGACAGTCTCTGCCAGACCAATTAGTTTCACCTGGCTCTGACTGCTCGAGCTTATCTGTGGCCATGGGCATATActcaaaacatttacacacagagaagagagagcgcTTGGGCTGCGGACAACACCTATGTAGCGCGCAGAGGACAGCAGCTGCAGAGCAGACACAATGTCAGTTCAGTGTAACAGCACCCCCCACCCACTTTCCTCTTTAAGAAATCCAGCCAAAAGCCAAAGAACAGAACAATGACACAGAGACCTCAAGCCCAGGGACCCACTTCAGTACAATTACACATATGTGGTAGTTCAGTACTCAGCACTTATGTTCAGAAGCAATGTGGAGGATGTTGGCTTGTGGggtattcttttatttttgtttcattttcaagaaGAGAGGGACATTAGGAGAAGAATGAAGAACGTTAGGCGCGAGAGAGTGGGAAGGGGGGAGAGGACATGTTAGACGTCATGCACTAAGAAACACGCACTCACACCCAACAGTGGCAGAAGCGGTGTTGGAGGCATTGGCGAGAGGTAAGGCTACATGTGAAGGGCTAGAAACATTGGTTACATCGTGTTGCTGGCTGGAGCTGGAGGGCTGGCGCCTCAGAGCCCCCTGAAAGGAGGTGCCGCTCTGGAATGCACTCACTACATCCATCTGCAAGGAACCAGAGAGCATGATAGGAAGGCCCAGagaacgcagagagagagagagcgagaaaaagagcgagaaaGAGTGACAGCAAAGATAGAAA
Proteins encoded in this region:
- the mest gene encoding mesoderm-specific transcript homolog protein isoform X1: MTRSDSSNEEECSSSRGIMREWWLHVGLLCVPLIAVYLHIPPPQLSPALQNWRSAGHHFSFRGNKIFYRESYGPLGSSDVVLLLHGFPTSSYDWHKIWEPLTQRFNRVIALDFLGFGFSDKPRPHRYSIFEQASVVEALLSHLGLMDQRVNILSHDYGDTVALELLYRSDQNRTGHLTINSLCLSNGGIFPETHHPRLLQKVLKDAGFLSPVLTRLCNFMVFSRGIGDVFGPYTQPTEAEFWDMWTGVRFNEGNLVMDSILQYINQRLKHRDRWVGALTSTFVPLHIIYGPMDPVNPHPDFIRLYQKLVQRSTVSVLDEHISHYPQLEDPMGFMNAYFNFINSF
- the mest gene encoding mesoderm-specific transcript homolog protein isoform X3 — translated: MREWWLHVGLLCVPLIAVYLHIPPPQLSPALQNWRSTESYGPLGSSDVVLLLHGFPTSSYDWHKIWEPLTQRFNRVIALDFLGFGFSDKPRPHRYSIFEQASVVEALLSHLGLMDQRVNILSHDYGDTVALELLYRSDQNRTGHLTINSLCLSNGGIFPETHHPRLLQKVLKDAGFLSPVLTRLCNFMVFSRGIGDVFGPYTQPTEAEFWDMWTGVRFNEGNLVMDSILQYINQRLKHRDRWVGALTSTFVPLHIIYGPMDPVNPHPDFIRLYQKLVQRSTVSVLDEHISHYPQLEDPMGFMNAYFNFINSF
- the mest gene encoding mesoderm-specific transcript homolog protein isoform X2 is translated as MREWWLHVGLLCVPLIAVYLHIPPPQLSPALQNWRSAGHHFSFRGNKIFYRESYGPLGSSDVVLLLHGFPTSSYDWHKIWEPLTQRFNRVIALDFLGFGFSDKPRPHRYSIFEQASVVEALLSHLGLMDQRVNILSHDYGDTVALELLYRSDQNRTGHLTINSLCLSNGGIFPETHHPRLLQKVLKDAGFLSPVLTRLCNFMVFSRGIGDVFGPYTQPTEAEFWDMWTGVRFNEGNLVMDSILQYINQRLKHRDRWVGALTSTFVPLHIIYGPMDPVNPHPDFIRLYQKLVQRSTVSVLDEHISHYPQLEDPMGFMNAYFNFINSF